CCCGGCCCAGGCCGTCGGTCTGCCCCGGGTGCGCTTCCATGAAGGCCATGCGCGTGGCGACCGCGAGGGGCTGGAGCTGGCCGCGCGAGAGCAGGGACTGGGCCAGCTCGTCCAGCTCGGTCAGGTCCTCGCGGAGGTTGAACGGGTTGTGCGCGAGGGCCTCGATCGGCACCTCCGACGGCGGCTGGACCCCGGAGGTCGGGGCCCCCGTCGCCTCCGCGATGGCGGCGCGGCGGGAGCTGACGCCCACCGGCTGGGCCCGGGCGAAGGACGCCGAGACCCCGAGCTTGTCGGCCTTGCTCATGAGATCTCCCTGGCGAGGGCGCGCATTGCGACCGCCTGGTCGCCCTTCGGCGCGTAGACGAAGAGGGGCTGCTTCACACGGACGGCCTCGCGCTGTTCCTTCAGGTCGGGAACGACCGCGACGACACGGGGATCCTTTATGTCCATCCACGCCTGGAGCGAGGACGTCGCGATGAAGCCGCGGCGGCCGTCGTAGAGGTTGACGACCAGCCCGAGGTAGTCGATGTCGAGGCTCAGGTCGTCCCGCAGGTCGTTGATCTGGGAGGTGAGGAGGTCGTAGGCGTCGGCCGACGAGTCCTCCGCCTGGACGACGATCAGCGCACCCGAGGCGCCCGGCTGCTCGTTCTCCCGGCGGCGCCCGTAGTAGATCGCGGCATCCATGCTGAGGCCGAGGCTCGGCGGGCAGTCGATGATGACGATGTCGTAGTCCGACTCCAGCGGGGTCAGGGCCCGTTCGAGGGAGGCCTCGCGGGCGCGGACCGTGGAGAGGCGGACGTCGAGGAGGAAGGCGTCCGTGCAGGCGGGCAGCAGGTGCAGGCGGTCGCCGAAGCGGGCGTCCGGGATCGGGACGACCAGGTCGGCGAGGGGGCCCTTGGCCTCCCCCGCCATGTGGCAGGTGAGGCTGTCGCCGCCGATGGGCAGCGGCTGCTGGCCGAGCTGCTTGGTGAGGTGGCCCTGCGGGTCGAAGTCGACGAGCAGGACGCGCATCCCGAGGCCCGGCAGGTCCTCCAGGTCCAGCGAGCTGCCGGAGCCGGCTGCCGGCGGGGCCGCCAACTGGCGGGCCACACGCACAGGGTGGAGGGAGTCGGGGTCCTCGGCGAGCGCCTCGCCGGTGCCGGCGGTGATGGCCGTCTTGCCGACGCCGCCCTTCTGGTTGCACACGACGATGCGGCGGACCACCGAAGGGCGCTGCACCGTCGGAGCCGGGTTCATCTCCAGCCAGAGGCTGACCGCTTGGGCCAGGCCCTGGATGAGCG
Above is a genomic segment from Streptomyces globosus containing:
- a CDS encoding ParA family protein, whose amino-acid sequence is MTSPTPSDREKVVSKLPPWLRQELKIRTAQLRVDIQDAVHQGIAQWSALASAPSSVDTSGAESFSTWLPAGQWESFRADARDRGVSLIQGLAQAVSLWLEMNPAPTVQRPSVVRRIVVCNQKGGVGKTAITAGTGEALAEDPDSLHPVRVARQLAAPPAAGSGSSLDLEDLPGLGMRVLLVDFDPQGHLTKQLGQQPLPIGGDSLTCHMAGEAKGPLADLVVPIPDARFGDRLHLLPACTDAFLLDVRLSTVRAREASLERALTPLESDYDIVIIDCPPSLGLSMDAAIYYGRRRENEQPGASGALIVVQAEDSSADAYDLLTSQINDLRDDLSLDIDYLGLVVNLYDGRRGFIATSSLQAWMDIKDPRVVAVVPDLKEQREAVRVKQPLFVYAPKGDQAVAMRALAREIS